The genome window GGTGAACAACAAGTCAAGTAATTAGAACTGATACTTGAGTGAGAGTGAGAGTGAGCGATTGCCGTTGACAGTGCCGGTGATCTGACCGAAGTTGCTGTCGGTCATACCGCTGTCTGGCGCAGCATAGTCGGCGATGTTGAAGAGGTTGAATGCATCGACGCGGAAGGCAATTTTGTTTTCACGCCATACGCCAAATGTCTTGGCGAGGGACATGTCGATGTTCTGGAAGCTGGGAGCACGAAGTGAACCGGGCCGCATTTTTCCAAAACCAAAATTAGACTGTTCCTGGTAGACGCAAGGTAGACCTTGGCCATTAACGGTTTGATCGGGACCGCAGGAAGCTGAGAGCACGACCGGTGTTGACACACCGTTTACAAGTTCATTCTTAGTTACGGGTTGGACCTCGGTACCGTAATAAGCGCTGATGGACCGGTGGACGGGGTGGAGTGGGTTAAGTTGGTTAGGTCGAGCAGCGCCAGTATATGCGTTCACCGTGCTCGAATAATGAGCAGGGGAAGAGACTGTTACTGGGAAGCCAGAATAGTAGACGTCGGCACCGCTGAGCTTCCAGCCTCCGAGCAGGGAGTTGGTGTAATAGTTCCAGTGTGAACCGAACATCTTGCCCTGGCCAAATGGCAACTCGTAAACGCCAGTGACCGAGATATTATGACGGGTATCCGAACCTGCAGGACCCCATTCATTGGTCATGTCATAAGCGTTCTGCTGATAGTACTGGCCGCTTCCGATGTTACTGACGCCGTAGAAACCGATGTCATCCGTTAACGACTTGGAGTATGTGTAGTTGGCAGTCAACTCCAGACCAGCTTTATAGCGCTGGCGGAAAATCGCCTGCAGGCCGTTGTAGTTGCTCGCGGATTCTGTACCGGTGATCTTGATCACGCCGCCCTCGCCCACGATGTTGTCGTAGGGCCCAGGGACGCCAATTGCGGGATCTTGATTACCCCAGTAGGGATCAGTGAGATGGTGGCCAAGAATGCCCACATAGCCGACCTGGAGGGATGAAGTCGAGGTGATTTCATACTCTGTCGTCAAGCTGAATTCCTGGGTCATGGCCGCTTTGAAGTTCTTTGGCCACACATAGAAGGTGGTGGTCGGAACTTGAGCCGTTGGGAAGCCATTCGAAGCCTGGAAAAATACTCCGGGCGAATAGCTTATGACGTTTCCTTTTTTGTCTGCCGTTCCAACCGGGTTTGTGGCGATCTGTTCAAAGTCGGTGTGGAAAGGTGGGTTCTGTGTCAGACGAAGGTTGGCGCCGGTACCTTCGATGTAGCTGGAGATACCATAACCACCGCGGATTACAGTTTTAGGGGTGGGCTGGTACGCAAATCCAACGCGAGGCTGGAATTGCGTGTAAGTCGGATCATATAGAGCGCGGCTGTTGCCATCGACGCCGGCATAGATGATCTGCTTGGTCTGCATGTTGATGTTGGCTTCTTTGTTGTTGACTTCATAGATCGGCTGGTCAAACTCCCAACGGAGACCGATGTTGATAGTCAGGTTGCTCATCGCCTTGAAGTCGTCCTGTGCGAAGATGCCGTCGCGCCATTGACGCTGGCCGGTTCTTCCAGTAACGGCGCCAATCTGCACGTCCTGTACGCGGTCAACCAGGAAGTCAGCAAACGGATAGGGCGTGCTGCTCGCATCGAAGGGGCTCGAAGTAAATTGACCGTTGTAGTTGAAGGCTCCCAATTCGCCATCGTTGCCAGGATAGAAGCTGTTCTGCTGATAGCGAAGGAATTCACCACCGAACTTCAGGAGATGGCGTCCCTTCTGCCAGGTGAGGTAGTCAGAGTATCCGA of Acidicapsa ligni contains these proteins:
- a CDS encoding TonB-dependent receptor, with protein sequence MRNWKNPLRSPGIGGLILSVLMMLCLVHAQAQTITGSLTGVVTDAKGSVVVGAKVNAVNVATGVTTSTTTNGSGIYSIRFLQIGQYKVSVEAPGFNKADYGPFSLEIDQTAKIDIPLTVGSAATTVTVDEQMQPILNTESPTLGETFTENTINSIPLNGRDFTQLTVYTPGAVAPGFSSFGGGDSNERAVDQGNEVSVNGNRQESNNYLLDGQEINENINNTLGYNPSPDALEQIRVISSNANAEFGNVNGGTILAVMKSGTNKFHGSVFAFLHNYNLDANSWGNDNNIVPLPKNPYTNTQFGGTFGGPIFKDKLFFFIDYLALRYHGAGVTTADVAPAAFRTGDLSSLGYQLYDTQHLGPDGKPIPYVNNQIPITNPVAKYLFSNTKAYPLPNHAPNANDPLGIQGNFVGPTGSFSRNDQGDVKIDWKLKDSDSFAFRYSQGYAQDGQTTDPLPVQFPIANNYPDHFFDTNWRHTFSPSIVNLFTANYGRIRFNNGVSTDPSGIFGLTGNQLVGIPGNPQQTAGFSSQNMNGTGGAGHPDGFGTNPSPEIFIDNIFGYSDYLTWQKGRHLLKFGGEFLRYQQNSFYPGNDGELGAFNYNGQFTSSPFDASSTPYPFADFLVDRVQDVQIGAVTGRTGQRQWRDGIFAQDDFKAMSNLTINIGLRWEFDQPIYEVNNKEANINMQTKQIIYAGVDGNSRALYDPTYTQFQPRVGFAYQPTPKTVIRGGYGISSYIEGTGANLRLTQNPPFHTDFEQIATNPVGTADKKGNVISYSPGVFFQASNGFPTAQVPTTTFYVWPKNFKAAMTQEFSLTTEYEITSTSSLQVGYVGILGHHLTDPYWGNQDPAIGVPGPYDNIVGEGGVIKITGTESASNYNGLQAIFRQRYKAGLELTANYTYSKSLTDDIGFYGVSNIGSGQYYQQNAYDMTNEWGPAGSDTRHNISVTGVYELPFGQGKMFGSHWNYYTNSLLGGWKLSGADVYYSGFPVTVSSPAHYSSTVNAYTGAARPNQLNPLHPVHRSISAYYGTEVQPVTKNELVNGVSTPVVLSASCGPDQTVNGQGLPCVYQEQSNFGFGKMRPGSLRAPSFQNIDMSLAKTFGVWRENKIAFRVDAFNLFNIADYAAPDSGMTDSNFGQITGTVNGNRSLSLSLKYQF